The stretch of DNA AGCGCAATGTGGATCGCCTTGTTGCGAACCATGCCTTCGTCGCGGATTTTGACCCGGATGGCGTCGAAGAACACCAGCGGATAGGCCGGATCGAGCGGCCGGGCCTGCCAGGCCGCGACCTCCTCGAGCACGGCGTCGGTGACTGTCGATATCAGGTCCGGCGAGACGTCGATGCCGTACAGTTCGCGCAGATGCCCTGTGATCTCCCGGGTGCTCATGCCGCGCGCGTACATTGACACGATTTTGTCGTCGAAACCCGGAAAACGCCGCTGGTACTTGGCGATCAGTTGTGGATCAAAGCTGCCTTGCCGATCGCGGGGTACCTCGATCTCGATCTTGCCGGTGTCGGTAACGACGGTCTTGCGGCCATAGCCATTGCGGTTGTTGCCAGCCTGGTCTTCGTGCCCGAGATGATGATCCATCTCGGCATTGAGCGCACGTTCAGCCAAGGCTTTCTTCAGCGAATCCAGCAAGCCGCCTTGCTGCAAGGCCGCAGCAGCATCGCCGCCAGCCAGAAGTTGATCCAGCAAATCTGACGGGATCGCAGGTTCTTTGCGTCGGGACATAGTGGGACTCCTTCTTACCCATTATGCCCGCCCACACACGGAAATCCTGACAGTTCCCGGCATGGCGCGCACGCTCTCGATATCGAAAAAGCGATTGCCCTTCACGTAGTCCGCTTTTCCTTCGAGAACAGGCCGGGCCAGTTCAGGCGCGAACATCGGATCCATCTGACCGTCACTGTCGACCTTCACAATAGCAGCTGCCCCAAGTTCGACGGCGCGTCGGTAGCCTGACACCGTAGCCCCGCCGACGCCAAGATTTCGTGCATTCCTGACAACAGATATGCGGCTGTCAGCTTCGGCCAGCCGGGTCATTACTTCCGCCTGCCCATCGTCGCTTCGATCATCGACGAGGATGATCATCGACACTGCCGGAGGGACCGCACTCACGACTTCGCCGATTGTCTCACTACATTTAAAGCAGGGTATCACAACTGCGATGCTGTCGGACCCTTCAGTCGTCACATGCAAATCGGTCAATTATTGATCCTCGCGGCGCACATAAGCATCCAATCCTGGCACGGGTGACGGTACCTGCTCGTAGTTCTTCCAAGATTCGCGAAATGCCTCATCCTCAAGATAGAATTCGAGATGGTCGAACTGGCGCGCACCGATTGCGTGCCGGACTTTGGCCACATCGACAAGCACAAGCGCGGGCTTTTCCGCTATATCTCTCGCCATTGCCGCGCGCTCACTTCGCTCGACAAAAGCAAGG from Qipengyuania oceanensis encodes:
- a CDS encoding IS256 family transposase is translated as MSRRKEPAIPSDLLDQLLAGGDAAAALQQGGLLDSLKKALAERALNAEMDHHLGHEDQAGNNRNGYGRKTVVTDTGKIEIEVPRDRQGSFDPQLIAKYQRRFPGFDDKIVSMYARGMSTREITGHLRELYGIDVSPDLISTVTDAVLEEVAAWQARPLDPAYPLVFFDAIRVKIRDEGMVRNKAIHIAL
- a CDS encoding glycosyltransferase family 2 protein, coding for MTTEGSDSIAVVIPCFKCSETIGEVVSAVPPAVSMIILVDDRSDDGQAEVMTRLAEADSRISVVRNARNLGVGGATVSGYRRAVELGAAAIVKVDSDGQMDPMFAPELARPVLEGKADYVKGNRFFDIESVRAMPGTVRISVCGRA